A region from the Musa acuminata AAA Group cultivar baxijiao chromosome BXJ1-10, Cavendish_Baxijiao_AAA, whole genome shotgun sequence genome encodes:
- the LOC103968962 gene encoding pentatricopeptide repeat-containing protein At2g41080 has protein sequence MAQHPRLAPSTITKLVSTAARFPKSEQEFVHLCSKGRLREALRGFLPELWSDPNLFSHLLNGCCVPQQSLRQGQQIHAVIVAAGAASHRFTANHLLHMYSKLGQGNPARAVFDAMPRRNVMSFNILVGGLIQNGDILAARKLFDEMPERNVASWNAMITGLAHFELDEEGLEFFRRMREAGLRPDEFGLGSALRCCAGLKDIGSGHQIHAYVVRNGFEHDMCVGSSLAHMYMRCGCLDDGERVLKGLPTINVVSCNTIIAGRAQNGDTEGAVHHFSLMKAVGLSPDHVTFVSVISSCSDLASLGQGQQVHAEVIKAGVDSVIPVRSSLISMYSKCGCLDDSSKIFSESDDGSDLVLWSSMIAAYGFHGHGEEAIQLFDKMVREGTDPSEVTFLSLLYACSHSGLKDKGKEYFELMMHKYGFKPTLKHYTCMVDLLGRSGCLDEAETLIRSMPIPADAVIWKTLLSACKTHKNAQMAERVAECVLRLDPQDSASYVLLSNIRATTARWIDVSEVRRAMREKRVRKEPGISWVEYKGQVYQFSTGDTSNPRQKEIDQLLEQLLGRMRELGYLPDTSTVFHDMEEEEKETSLAHHNEKLAIAFAILSLPVGVPIRIMKNIRVCDDCHQAIKYISKIAEREIVVRDVTRFHHFRDGECSCKGYW, from the coding sequence ATGGCCCAACACCCTCGCCTCGCCCCCTCGACGATCACAAAGCtcgtctccaccgccgcccgcttcCCAAAGTCCGAGCAGGAGTTCGTCCATCTATGCTCCAAAGGTCGTCTCCGAGAAGCCCTGCGAGGGTTCCTGCCCGAGTTATGGTCCGACCCAAATCTCTTCTCCCACCTCCTCAACGGCTGCTGCGTCCCGCAGCAGTCCCTCCGCCAGGGCCAGCAGATTCACGCCGTCATCGTCGCCGCCGGCGCTGCCTCCCACCGCTTCACAGCCAACCACCTCCTCCACATGTACTCCAAGCTCGGTCAGGGAAATCCCGCCCGCGCTGTGTTCGATGCAATGCCCAGGAGGAACGTCATGTCGTTCAATATCCTTGTCGGGGGCCTCATACAGAACGGAGACATCCTTGCTGCGCGCAAGTTGTTCGATGAAATGCCCGAGAGGAATGTCGCCTCCTGGAATGCCATGATCACCGGCCTCGCCCATTTTGAGTTGGACGAAGAAGGGCTAGAGTTCTTCCGGAGGATGAGGGAAGCGGGCTTGAGGCCCGATGAATTCGGTCTAGGCAGTGCCTTGAGATGTTGTGCAGGGCTGAAAGACATTGGTTCTGGCCACCAGATCCATGCTTATGTGGTTCGGAATGGCTTCGAGCATGATATGTGTGTTGGGAGTTCTCTGGCTCACATGTACATGAGATGTGGTTGTCTTGATGATGGAGAGAGGGTTCTAAAAGGATTGCCTACCATTAACGTAGTATCATGCAATACCATAATTGCAGGAAGAGCACAGAATGGGGACACCGAAGGAGCAGTCCACCATTTCAGTCTGATGAAGGCTGTAGGATTATCACCGGACCATGTGACTTTCGTTAGCGTTATAAGCTCGTGCTCAGACTTGGCCTCCCTCGGACAGGGACAACAGGTTCATGCGGAAGTCATCAAAGCTGGAGTTGATTCCGTAATTCCAGTGAGGAGTTCACTTATAAGCATGTATTCAAAATGTGGTTGCTTAGATGATTCTTCTAAGATATTCTCTGAATCCGATGATGGATCAGATCTTGTGCTTTGGAGCTCCATGATTGCGGCTTACGGTTTCCATGGACATGGGGAGGAGGCAATCCAGCTTTTTGACAAGATGGTCAGAGAAGGGACTGATCCCAGTGAAGTGACATTCTTAAGCTTGCTGTATGCTTGCAGCCATAGTGGGTTGAAGGAtaagggaaaagaatattttgaGCTCATGATGCATAAATATGGATTCAAGCCTACTCTGAAGCACTACACTTGCATGGTGGATCTTCTTGGGCGATCAGGATGTCTGGATGAGGCTGAAACTCTTATCAGATCTATGCCCATTCCAGCTGATGCTGTCATTTGGAAGACCTTGTTGTCTGCCTGTAAAACCCACAAGAATGCACAGATGGCAGAGAGAGTGGCAGAGTGTGTTCTGAGGTTGGACCCTCAGGATTCTGCTTCTTATGTGCTGCTATCGAATATTCGAGCCACCACTGCCAGATGGATTGATGTTTCTGAGGTAAGGAGAGCTATGAGGGAGAAGAGAGTGAGGAAGGAGCCTGGAATCAGCTGGGTAGAGTACAAGGGCCAGGTCTATCAGTTTTCTACAGGAGATACGTCAAATCCAAGGCAAAAGGAGATTGATCAGCTGTTGGAACAACTGCTTGGTAGAATGAGGGAGTTAGGATATTTACCAGACACTAGCACAGTCTTCCATGAcatggaggaagaggaaaaagagaCCAGTTTAGCTCACCACAATGAAAAGTTGGCCATTGCATTTGCCATTCTAAGCTTGCCAGTTGGAGTTCCAATTCGAATTATGAAAAACATACGTGTCTGCGATGATTGTCACCAAGCAATTAAGTACATATCCAAAATTGCAGAGCGAGAAATTGTGGTGAGGGATGTTACCCGGTTTCATCACTTCAGAGATGGAGAATGTTCTTGTAAAGGTTACTGGTGA
- the LOC135596085 gene encoding transcription factor DIVARICATA-like, whose translation MKTTRSWMDVLPCSTNRFVRQENGGRWTQEENKRFEDALAKFDGDTPDRWEKVAALIPGKTVPDVLSHYRELVDDVSEIEAGRVPCPVYYGTSSFTLDWENSYDSEGWKNTYCAGGGGGKRSGARASHHERKKGIPWTEEEHRLFLLGLDKCGKGDWRNISRNFVMTRTPTQVASHAQKYFIRLNSGSKDKRRTSIHDITTVDLPDNKPPSPSSQPSTVTTQSSLAMTPSLSGQLSAILDSDQLGEVASVFNPSSHGNKLMQRHFGISQHRMKLQPQMLPSLMDEVSLNVTSHR comes from the exons ATGAAGACAACAAGATCGTGGATGGATGTCCTTCCTTGCAGCACGAACCGGTTCGTTCGCCAGGAAAACGGCGGGAGGTGGACTCAGGAGGAGAACAAGCGCTTCGAGGACGCCCTGGCAAAATTCGACGGAGACACCCCGGACCGATGGGAAAAGGTGGCGGCTTTGATCCCTGGGAAGACGGTGCCAGATGTGCTTAGCCATTACCGGGAATTGGTGGACGACGTCAGCGAGATAGAAGCCGGCCGGGTCCCCTGCCCTGTGTACTACGGGACTTCATCTTTTACACTGGACTGGGAGAACAGTTATGATTCCGAAGGATGGAAGAACACTTACtgcgccggcggcggcggcggcaagcGATCTGGTGCCAGAGCATCTCATCACGAGAGGAAGAAAGGAATCCCTTGGACCGAAGAGGAGCACAG GCTGTTCTTGCTTGGACTGGACAAGTGTGGTAAAGGAGACTGGAGAAACATCTCTAGAAATTTCGTGATGACCAGGACTCCTACTCAGGTGGCCAGTCATGCCCAGAAGTACTTCATCAGGCTCAACTCTGGCAGCAAAGACAAGAGAAGGACCAGCATACATGACATTACTACTGTCGATTTGCCTGATAATAAACCTCCCTCACCATCTTCCCAACCATCCACTGTTACCACACAATCAAGTTTAGCTATGACACCTTCATTGTCAGGCCAATTATCCGCCATTCTCGATTCAGATCAACTCGGTGAAGTAGCTAGTGTCTTCAATCCATCATCACACGGCAATAAACTCATGCAGCGTCACTTTGGAATATCTCAACACAGGATGAAACTACAACCTCAAATGTTACCCTCGCTCATGGATGAGGTATCGCTGAATGTGACATCCCATAGATAG
- the LOC135586635 gene encoding serine/arginine-rich splicing factor SR45a-like encodes MSHSRRTRCSSYSRSVSRSRSPYWYSRTVSRSLSRSRSRSRSMDSSDAENPGNNLYVTGLSSRVTKDELEKHFASEGKVVDVHLVVDPWTRESRGFGFVTLSTTEEADSCIKYLNRSVLEGRVITVEKARRRRGRTPTPGRYLGVKTSAHHHSGSYSPYGRRRYSSPGYTSDRDRSYSPYYRRRACSPYYRRRRSRSVSPCSRRRRSYSRDLRSSSTGRSASPYYHRQCEHSWSRSISPRSRYRRHYSPSISPRRSSRRGFSHSYSPRDRRSRRSYSRSYSPRYRRSQSYSPKVRPSKRCPSSSNSPGPRKRYSRESYAHSRSVSSSSSSRPRSPAGSAMSS; translated from the exons ATGTCACACTCAAGAAGAACAAG GTGTTCGTCTTACTCTCGATCTGTGTCACGGTCACGTTCACCATATTGGTACAGTCGAACTGTCTCAAGGTCTTTGTCGAGGTCGAGAAGTCGCTCAAG GAGCATGGACTCAAGTGATGCTGAAAATCCTGGAAACAATTTGTATGTCACTGGTTTATCTTCAAGGGTAACAAAGGATGAACTTGAGAAGCACTTTGCAAGTGAAGGAAAG GTTGTTGATGTCCACCTAGTGGTTGACCCTTGGACAAGGGAGTCTCGAGGGTTTGGATTTGTGACATTGTCTACCACTGAGGAAGCAGATAGCTGCATTAAGTATCTCAACCGTTCGGTTTTGGAAGGTCGGGTTATCACTGTTGAAAAG GCAAGGAGACGACGAGGACGGACACCAACCCCTGGTAGATACCTTGGTGTAAAAACTAGTG CACACCATCATTCTGGAAGCTATTCACCTTATGGTAGGCGTCGGTACAGCTCGCCTGGTTACACCTCTGATAGGGACCGATCCTATTCTCCCTACTACAGGCGGCGAGCATGTTCTCCTTACTACAGGAGGCGGAGGTCTCGATCTGTATCTCCCTGCAGTCGTCGACGGCGATCGTACTCTAGAGATTTGAGGTCTTCCTCTACGGGGCGTTCTGCTTCACCCTATTATCACAGGCAGTGTGAACATTCATGGTCACGTAGCATTTCTCCAAGGTCACGGTACAGACGACACTACTCACCCAGCATCTCACCTAGGAGAAGTTCTAGGAGGGGCTTTTCTCACAGTTATTCTCCAAGGGATCGACGATCACGAAGAAGCTATTCTCGGAGCTACTCTCCAAGGTATCGAAGATCACAGAGCTATAGTCCTAAGGTGCGACCAAGTAAGAGGTGCCCATCATCTAGCAATTCACCTGGGCCAAGAAAGAGGTACTCGCGAGAAAGCTATGCCCACAGCCGTAGCGTGAGCTCTTCCTCGAGTTCTCGCCCAAGGTCTCCAGCAGGGTCTGCAATGTCCTCATAA
- the LOC135584892 gene encoding uncharacterized protein LOC135584892 isoform X1: MTGKDRSAGGHCPQNHEQEGREMALLHMAAGSSWSPALITRIRDAEAHSCHSPYGSTGNGRRVSAQEIDGFQEPCGKSGVSESSLGDDLENGASEVKVNVDRAEQDCRICHLSLEKAAPESGVPIVLDCSCKDDLAAAHKQCAETWFKIKGNKICEICGSTARNVVDLVESEPTEQWSEANSSTAPPAAPPSETRSFWQGHRFLKFLLACLMLAFVISWLFHFNVPG, translated from the exons ATGACAGGCAAAGATCGATCTGCCGGTGGCCATTGCCCGCAAAACCATGAACAGGAGGGACGAGAGATGGCGCTGCTGCATATGGCTGCGGGTTCTTCTTGGAGTCCCGCACTAATTACAAGAATTAGGG ATGCAGAAGCACATTCTTGTCATTCGCCATATGGCTCTACTGGCAATGGCCGTCGGGTCTCAGCTCAGGAGATCGATGGATTTCAAGAGCCTTGTGGAAAATCCGGCGTCTCAGAGTCTTCACTTGGAGATGATCTGGAGAATGGTGCTTCAGAGGTAAAAGTTAACGTAGATAGAGCTGAGCAAGATTGCAGGATCTGTCATCTCAGCTTGGAGAAGGCAGCTCCAGAGTCAGGAGTACCGATCGTATTAGACTGTTCCTGCAAGGATGATTTAGCTGCTGCCCACAAGCAGTGTGCTGAAACATGGTTTAAGATCAAAGGAAACAA GATCTGTGAGATTTGTGGTTCAACCGCACGCAACGTGGTTGATCTGGTTGAGTCTGAGCCCACAGAGCAGTGGAGTGAGGCTAATTCTTCTACAGCTCCACCTGCTGCCCCACCATCCGAAACTCGGAGTTTTTGGCAGGGGCACCGTTTTCTTAAATTCCTGCTCGCGTG
- the LOC135584892 gene encoding uncharacterized protein LOC135584892 isoform X2, with amino-acid sequence MGKKDRKSSGDIEEGTHHSHLNGSDDDSLCFSDAEAHSCHSPYGSTGNGRRVSAQEIDGFQEPCGKSGVSESSLGDDLENGASEVKVNVDRAEQDCRICHLSLEKAAPESGVPIVLDCSCKDDLAAAHKQCAETWFKIKGNKICEICGSTARNVVDLVESEPTEQWSEANSSTAPPAAPPSETRSFWQGHRFLKFLLACLMLAFVISWLFHFNVPG; translated from the exons ATGGGTAAAAAGGATCGAAAATCCTCTGGGGATATAGAAGAAGGGACACACCATTCTCACCTGAATGGGAGTGATGATGACAGCCTTTGCTTCTCAGATGCAGAAGCACATTCTTGTCATTCGCCATATGGCTCTACTGGCAATGGCCGTCGGGTCTCAGCTCAGGAGATCGATGGATTTCAAGAGCCTTGTGGAAAATCCGGCGTCTCAGAGTCTTCACTTGGAGATGATCTGGAGAATGGTGCTTCAGAGGTAAAAGTTAACGTAGATAGAGCTGAGCAAGATTGCAGGATCTGTCATCTCAGCTTGGAGAAGGCAGCTCCAGAGTCAGGAGTACCGATCGTATTAGACTGTTCCTGCAAGGATGATTTAGCTGCTGCCCACAAGCAGTGTGCTGAAACATGGTTTAAGATCAAAGGAAACAA GATCTGTGAGATTTGTGGTTCAACCGCACGCAACGTGGTTGATCTGGTTGAGTCTGAGCCCACAGAGCAGTGGAGTGAGGCTAATTCTTCTACAGCTCCACCTGCTGCCCCACCATCCGAAACTCGGAGTTTTTGGCAGGGGCACCGTTTTCTTAAATTCCTGCTCGCGTG